tatctcatatggtgttATAGAGACTAacttagtgggaactttattaagtaagtatgctGCTGCTTCCAAAACATATCCCCATAAATATATTGGAAGATCAAtgaaccccatcatagatcttaccatatctaataaggttcgatttctgctttcagacacaccattatgttgtggtgttcctggaggtgtccactATGAGAGAATCCCATTCTATTTGAAATACCTCAtaaaatcttcactaagatattctccacctctatcagaccttagtaccTTGATACTTTTACTCGTCTatttctcaacttcactacggaacTTTTGAATATTTCAAAAGATTCAAATTTatgtttcataagatacacaaatccatatcttgacatattAATAGTGAgggtgatgaagtaagaatatccacctctagcttaaattttcatgggcccacaaacatctgtatgaattagtcccaattATTCATTAGCTCTTTCTCCACTTCTAGTAAATGGAGATTtgatcatttttcctttgagaaaagattcacaagttggatatgattcaaaatcatacttgtcaaggtaccttccttgtacaacttgttaattcttttctctccattatgaccaagcctacaatgccaaaggcATGTATGGTTTACTTGATCATTTTTttttcctcttaagacttgaaacatgcttaatcgaattagcattcacattaggtaagacataaacatcatgttggagatagccattcacatataaattatcatcataataaatagagaaaataccATTGCTTATAATAATGTGAAAACCACGTTTGtctaacatagaagctgaaattatgttcaaaacaaatttaggaacgtaatagcaatcatccaacataagtacttttcctgtaggcattattaaagaaattgatcctatAGCTACGGTcgcaacttttgcaccatttaTAACTTGTAGATTAATTTCTCTTTTCTTCAACCTTCTACTTATTTGGAACCCCTGCAAAATATTgcagatgttataaccactgccagtatctaatacccacaaTGAAGCATCAGTAGTAGTTAAAGaaactttgaaaatatttttcatttgagtcttaccttgtttcttgtcatttagagttgcaagatactcctggcagtttctcttccaatgtcCTATCTTCTTACAATGGAAACATTCAGCATCGGATTGGTCAGCTTTGCCTCCTTTGCCTTTGGGTTTGGTCACACCTCCCTTAGGTGCAGTAGGCTTCTTCTTGGGTTTATTTTTACCCTTATCCTTCTTCTTAGAAGAGTTTCCAACCAACATGAAAgttcctttcttcttctcagaTGCAAGTTGATTCTCATAATCAATTAGCATGTTAAGTATATCATGAAGATCACAATCCATTTTATGCATATTCAAATTAATAACAAATTGTGAAAATGATTCAGAGAGTGACTACAAGATCAAATCTTGAGAAAGCTCTTTACCCAGTTTATATCCCAACTTCTCAAGTTCTTCAATAAGATCAATCATATGATTGACATATGGT
This DNA window, taken from Nicotiana tabacum cultivar K326 chromosome 4, ASM71507v2, whole genome shotgun sequence, encodes the following:
- the LOC142180187 gene encoding uncharacterized protein LOC142180187; the protein is MHKMDCDLHDILNMLIDYENQLASEKKKGTFMLVGNSSKKKDKGKNKPKKKPTAPKGGVTKPKGKGGKADQSDAECFHCKKIGHWKRNCQEYLATLNDKKQGVPNK